In a single window of the Niabella ginsenosidivorans genome:
- a CDS encoding ion channel, which translates to MALGRKRNAGIPVDNTGLNTSVTSKFARFINKDGSANVINRAGSVFDKYSIYNFLINLSGWKFALLVLGFYTIINFLFASVYYFFCIPHLKGLEAGSPLETFEEAYFFSSQTLTTVGYGRISPVGFITNTIASIEALVGILTLAIITGLLYGRFVKPRAYIRFSRHAVIGPFKGGKAIMFRLAPIKNAMLSEVSIQVTASMLVNENGHSGYRYYSLPLQFNTINSLHISWTVVHPINEESPVYNMTLQELQEADFEMMIYLKAFDEDFSNTVIARTSYTYDELINGARFVPVYYESPEGKGTIVELSKLHDYQHHPESAI; encoded by the coding sequence ATGGCACTGGGAAGAAAACGCAATGCAGGCATCCCTGTTGATAATACAGGGCTCAATACATCTGTTACATCAAAATTTGCGCGCTTTATCAATAAAGACGGATCGGCAAATGTGATCAACAGGGCGGGCTCCGTTTTTGACAAATACAGCATTTATAATTTCCTGATCAACTTAAGCGGCTGGAAATTTGCCTTACTGGTGCTTGGTTTCTATACGATCATTAATTTTTTGTTTGCCAGTGTTTATTATTTTTTCTGTATCCCCCATTTAAAAGGCCTGGAAGCGGGCAGTCCCCTGGAAACATTTGAGGAAGCCTATTTCTTTTCCTCCCAAACCTTAACCACCGTAGGGTATGGCCGTATAAGCCCTGTAGGCTTTATTACCAATACCATTGCCTCTATTGAAGCCCTTGTGGGGATATTGACACTGGCCATTATTACCGGCCTGCTTTACGGGCGTTTTGTAAAGCCAAGAGCCTATATCCGTTTCAGCCGGCATGCGGTTATTGGCCCGTTCAAAGGTGGTAAAGCAATCATGTTCCGTCTGGCGCCTATAAAAAATGCAATGTTAAGCGAAGTGTCCATACAGGTAACTGCAAGCATGCTGGTCAATGAGAACGGGCATTCCGGTTACCGGTATTATTCCCTGCCGTTACAGTTTAATACCATCAACTCCCTGCATATTTCCTGGACGGTTGTGCATCCGATCAATGAGGAAAGCCCTGTCTACAATATGACCTTACAGGAGCTGCAGGAAGCCGATTTTGAAATGATGATCTACCTGAAGGCGTTTGATGAAGATTTTTCCAATACGGTCATTGCCCGCACCAGCTATACATATGACGAGTTGATAAACGGTGCCAGGTTTGTGCCTGTATATTATGAGTCTCCCGAAGGAAAGGGTACCATTGTAGAATTGTCAAAGCTGCACGATTATCAGCATCATCCTGAATCCGCGATCTGA
- a CDS encoding phosphatase PAP2 family protein: protein MKILAGIFFFLSCSARLLAQQQDSTAIIKDSLPAKAFTGIHPDELPSSGSRILPKNFILPAALITIGALGDGTHIFNGLNKTTKDEIVEDHPNFSTHIDNVMQYAPAAVVFGLQALGMKGRNSVPREALLYAMALGINGAFVSPLKHLTREERPDGSNHYSFPSGHTSTAFASAEFLRREYKDVSPWYGVGGYAVAAATGILRMYNNRHWLGDVVAGAGFGIASTNLSYLIFNQFHMGNKRNKEHKTIYCYPRVADGTYGLGMIKIF, encoded by the coding sequence ATGAAAATACTGGCTGGCATTTTCTTTTTTCTCTCCTGTAGTGCCCGTTTACTGGCACAACAACAAGATTCCACGGCAATAATAAAGGATTCATTACCGGCAAAAGCGTTTACTGGCATTCATCCGGATGAGCTACCTTCTTCCGGCAGCAGGATACTGCCAAAAAATTTTATACTGCCTGCGGCGCTCATTACAATCGGAGCATTGGGCGATGGAACGCACATCTTTAACGGGTTGAATAAGACCACAAAAGATGAAATTGTTGAAGATCACCCGAATTTTAGTACCCATATTGATAATGTGATGCAGTATGCACCTGCTGCTGTTGTTTTCGGGTTGCAGGCATTGGGTATGAAAGGCAGGAACTCTGTGCCCCGGGAAGCGCTGCTTTATGCCATGGCCCTGGGAATTAACGGGGCATTTGTCTCGCCGTTGAAGCATCTTACAAGAGAAGAGCGGCCAGACGGCAGTAATCATTATTCTTTCCCGTCGGGGCATACGTCAACAGCTTTTGCTTCAGCAGAATTCTTAAGGAGGGAATATAAGGATGTTTCCCCCTGGTATGGTGTGGGCGGCTATGCAGTAGCTGCTGCAACAGGCATACTGCGGATGTATAACAACAGGCACTGGCTGGGCGATGTAGTGGCGGGCGCGGGTTTCGGAATTGCCTCCACCAACCTTTCCTACCTCATCTTTAACCAGTTCCATATGGGTAATAAAAGGAATAAAGAGCATAAAACCATCTATTGCTATCCCCGGGTGGCAGATGGAACCTATGGACTGGGCATGATCAAAATCTTTTAG
- a CDS encoding TonB-dependent receptor, giving the protein MQQCKSSKRVVRFLFLMIACFITSFLYAQLKISFQFKNVITREPVNNVTVSVNGAPVAAADSMGMISVLLPAGHRSFSFSAVGYENAALSAVIKSDTIFIVELKSRNKEMEEVVVVATTRNDQSVENAPIKVEVLGKEEMEEENTIRPANIASILGDVSGVQIQQTSAVSGNSGVRIQGLDGRYTQILRDGMPLYDGFSGSFGILTIPPLDLQQIELVKGSASTLYGGGAIGGLVNMISKRPATAQESIVTLNQTSLQESDANLFLSKRYKNTGYTFFGGYTHQNPVDVNKDGFSDVPRLNSSTIHPRLFFYPKNTIVIVGYSGSFHNSKGGDMRVLEDHADATHQYFEQNNTMRHTGELVVEHLLGSRKHLYFKNTFSDFTNDYSDAQLSYKGNQLSYYSELSTLISYGNKNSFVAGVNVTGDRFRATHQNVFIPVASLSNNTVGIFAQNTWVIKGNTTLEAGLRDDIHRQYGNFFLPRVAFFNRFNKHWAARAGVGWGYKVPNPFAPWYMDDAPDKIAALPENITPERSIGYNAEVNYKKEWDKGNTVFINQAFFLTQIMDPVYGTIDAAGNLYYQNGSKEVISRGFDTYIKATVQHWELYAGYTYTVVTRNYLSGNPFMPLTPRNRAAFTIARDFDEAGLLAGIEGSYNGNQKRLDGSDTPDYLFMAVMVQKRLDSHVSLVLNCENLLNYRQGKVESLYTGPVTDPQFQPLWAPIDGRVVNLSLRLKL; this is encoded by the coding sequence ATGCAGCAATGTAAAAGCAGCAAAAGGGTTGTGCGGTTCCTTTTTTTAATGATCGCCTGTTTCATTACATCGTTTTTGTATGCGCAATTAAAGATCAGTTTTCAGTTTAAAAATGTAATAACAAGGGAGCCTGTTAATAATGTTACCGTATCCGTAAACGGAGCACCGGTGGCTGCTGCGGATAGCATGGGAATGATTTCCGTTTTGTTGCCCGCCGGGCACAGAAGTTTTTCTTTCTCAGCTGTTGGATATGAAAATGCAGCATTGTCGGCAGTAATTAAAAGCGATACAATATTCATAGTTGAATTAAAAAGCAGGAATAAGGAAATGGAGGAGGTAGTAGTGGTTGCAACAACAAGAAATGATCAGTCTGTTGAAAATGCACCTATCAAAGTAGAGGTATTGGGGAAGGAAGAAATGGAGGAGGAAAACACGATCCGCCCGGCAAATATCGCCAGTATACTGGGTGATGTGAGCGGTGTGCAGATACAACAGACCAGCGCCGTTTCCGGAAATTCAGGTGTCCGCATCCAGGGGCTTGACGGCAGGTATACCCAAATACTGCGTGACGGGATGCCCTTGTATGACGGCTTTAGCGGAAGCTTTGGAATATTAACCATTCCTCCTTTGGATCTGCAGCAGATTGAATTGGTAAAAGGATCTGCATCTACATTGTATGGCGGGGGAGCGATCGGAGGGTTGGTGAACATGATCTCAAAGCGGCCGGCAACAGCACAGGAAAGTATAGTAACGCTGAACCAGACTTCCCTGCAGGAAAGTGATGCAAATCTTTTTTTATCAAAACGGTATAAAAATACCGGATATACTTTCTTTGGTGGCTATACACATCAAAACCCGGTAGATGTAAACAAAGACGGCTTTTCTGATGTGCCCCGTTTAAACAGTTCCACTATACACCCCAGACTGTTTTTCTATCCAAAAAACACAATCGTCATCGTAGGGTATAGCGGAAGTTTTCATAATTCAAAAGGCGGGGATATGCGGGTGCTGGAAGATCATGCGGACGCAACGCATCAGTATTTTGAACAGAACAATACCATGCGCCATACGGGGGAGCTGGTGGTAGAACATCTTTTGGGCAGCAGGAAGCATCTGTATTTCAAGAATACGTTCAGCGATTTTACCAATGACTATTCAGATGCACAACTTAGCTATAAAGGAAACCAGCTAAGCTATTACAGTGAATTGTCAACGCTGATCTCTTATGGAAATAAGAATAGTTTTGTTGCGGGTGTCAATGTGACTGGAGACCGGTTCCGGGCTACACACCAGAATGTATTTATTCCTGTTGCTTCTTTAAGTAATAACACAGTAGGAATATTTGCCCAGAATACCTGGGTTATAAAAGGGAATACAACACTGGAAGCAGGACTTCGTGATGATATCCACCGGCAATACGGTAATTTCTTTTTGCCAAGGGTTGCATTCTTTAACCGGTTTAATAAACATTGGGCAGCGCGTGCAGGTGTCGGCTGGGGCTATAAAGTGCCCAATCCCTTTGCACCCTGGTATATGGATGATGCACCAGATAAGATAGCTGCACTGCCGGAGAATATTACCCCGGAGCGATCCATTGGCTATAATGCAGAAGTGAATTATAAAAAAGAATGGGATAAGGGGAATACAGTTTTTATTAACCAGGCATTTTTCCTCACCCAAATTATGGACCCTGTGTATGGTACTATAGATGCGGCCGGCAATCTTTACTATCAAAATGGTAGCAAAGAAGTGATAAGCCGTGGTTTTGATACCTACATAAAAGCAACCGTGCAGCATTGGGAGCTATATGCCGGCTATACTTACACAGTGGTAACCAGGAATTATCTTTCCGGTAATCCGTTTATGCCTTTAACACCCCGCAACCGGGCGGCGTTTACCATTGCCCGCGACTTTGATGAAGCGGGTCTCCTGGCCGGCATTGAGGGTTCCTATAACGGAAACCAGAAGCGACTGGATGGCTCTGATACGCCGGACTACCTGTTTATGGCAGTAATGGTGCAAAAGCGTCTGGACAGTCATGTAAGCCTGGTGCTGAATTGTGAGAACCTGCTCAACTACCGGCAGGGCAAGGTGGAATCATTGTATACAGGGCCTGTTACAGATCCGCAGTTCCAACCCTTATGGGCGCCAATTGACGGGCGCGTAGTAAACCTCTCTCTTCGTTTAAAATTATAA
- a CDS encoding sensor histidine kinase, whose protein sequence is MKLIRYIVIRYSLYTILLALLLVPLFYLLVQHIMIDNLDEALIFEKNWINKKLQTGSLKDFTSYNNSTTITPATAQPARDSFYSKNIFIPDDQEWVKHRILEAVLHINGQYYHVQIEKSMLEGEDLVKSTLLLQLGFIFFLLIGVFMINRKLSKNIFHPFKDTLNKLSLYRVDNHRVPEFTDTRIIEFQQLNRSLELLLHRNATLYKAQKEFTENASHELQTPLAVIQSKLDLLLQTPVSREQAGLIEELTNGIRKLQKLNRSLLLLTKIENNQFPETEQILLARIIEYNKEQFSGRMKEKKLRLIVQDITTVAVKANSSLIEILVSNLFSNALRHTPHGGTITVSLFNNELSISNTAAGAALDPACIFHRFNKQSADSKSMGLGLQICKKIAELYDYQLNYTFKDGQHCFTVLFS, encoded by the coding sequence TTGAAACTGATCCGCTACATAGTAATCCGGTACAGTCTTTACACTATACTGCTGGCCCTGCTTTTGGTGCCGTTATTTTATTTACTGGTGCAGCATATCATGATCGATAACCTGGATGAGGCGTTGATCTTTGAAAAAAACTGGATCAATAAAAAGCTGCAGACCGGTTCGCTGAAAGATTTCACTTCTTATAATAATAGCACCACCATTACACCCGCAACGGCACAACCCGCGCGGGATTCTTTTTACAGTAAGAATATCTTTATTCCGGATGATCAGGAATGGGTGAAGCATCGCATACTGGAAGCAGTGTTGCACATCAACGGACAATACTATCATGTGCAGATTGAGAAATCAATGCTGGAGGGGGAGGATCTTGTAAAAAGCACTTTGCTTTTACAGCTGGGATTTATATTTTTCCTGCTGATCGGAGTGTTTATGATCAACCGGAAATTATCAAAAAACATCTTTCATCCTTTTAAGGATACGCTCAATAAATTATCGCTTTACCGTGTAGATAACCACCGGGTACCGGAATTTACGGATACCAGGATCATCGAGTTTCAGCAATTGAACCGGTCACTGGAGTTGCTGCTGCACCGGAATGCCACTTTGTATAAGGCACAAAAAGAATTTACGGAAAATGCATCACATGAGCTGCAAACGCCCCTCGCCGTTATTCAGAGCAAGCTGGACCTGCTGCTGCAAACCCCGGTCAGCCGGGAACAGGCAGGGCTTATAGAAGAACTGACAAACGGGATAAGAAAGCTGCAAAAGCTGAACCGTTCTTTATTACTGCTTACTAAAATTGAAAATAATCAGTTTCCTGAAACAGAACAGATCTTGCTTGCCAGAATCATTGAATATAATAAAGAGCAGTTTTCCGGAAGGATGAAGGAAAAAAAGCTCCGCCTGATTGTGCAGGATATTACTACTGTTGCCGTAAAAGCCAACAGTTCTCTTATAGAGATACTGGTGAGCAATTTGTTTTCAAATGCTTTAAGGCATACACCGCACGGCGGCACCATAACCGTATCGCTTTTCAATAATGAGCTTTCCATCAGCAATACCGCAGCAGGAGCTGCGCTGGATCCGGCCTGTATTTTTCACCGCTTTAACAAGCAATCGGCCGATTCAAAGAGCATGGGCCTGGGGTTGCAGATCTGTAAAAAAATAGCAGAGCTTTACGACTATCAGCTAAACTATACCTTTAAAGATGGGCAGCACTGCTTTACCGTGCTGTTTTCCTGA
- a CDS encoding response regulator transcription factor — protein MKVLIIEDEASLSKSIATYLRQESYSVETASTYADALQKVDQFDYDCILLDIMLPDGSGLKILRTLKQDKRIDGIIIISAKDSIDDKIAGLQSGADDYLAKPFYLPELSARIAAVIRRRRFDGNNELALNEIRVDTASRMVRVNDTAIDLTKKEFDLLIYFIVNKNRVLSKTAIAEHLSGADADLYDNFDFIYAHIKNLKKKMAAAGAADYLKSVYGMGYKFEVT, from the coding sequence ATGAAAGTGTTGATCATAGAAGATGAAGCTTCTTTAAGTAAAAGCATTGCTACTTACCTGCGGCAGGAAAGCTATTCTGTTGAAACGGCGTCTACTTATGCGGATGCGCTTCAAAAAGTGGATCAGTTTGACTACGACTGTATATTGCTGGATATTATGCTTCCGGACGGGAGCGGTCTGAAGATATTAAGGACATTGAAGCAGGATAAGCGCATAGATGGGATCATTATTATTTCAGCCAAGGATTCGATCGATGATAAAATTGCAGGGTTGCAATCAGGCGCAGACGATTACCTTGCCAAGCCATTCTACCTGCCGGAGCTAAGCGCCCGTATTGCAGCGGTGATCCGGCGCAGACGGTTTGATGGAAACAATGAGCTGGCATTGAACGAAATCAGAGTAGATACTGCATCCCGTATGGTTCGGGTAAATGATACGGCAATAGATCTTACAAAGAAGGAGTTTGACCTGCTGATCTATTTTATAGTGAATAAGAACCGGGTTCTTTCGAAAACGGCTATTGCAGAACATCTGTCCGGGGCAGACGCTGACCTGTATGATAACTTTGATTTTATTTACGCACATATCAAAAACCTGAAAAAGAAGATGGCCGCTGCCGGTGCAGCTGATTACCTGAAATCTGTGTATGGTATGGGCTATAAATTTGAAGTAACTTGA
- a CDS encoding CocE/NonD family hydrolase — MAQQTPALYTVTREMIPMRDGVRLYTVICKPVNNSGPMPILMTRTPYGAGRALPNDSTIDLSNNRYGKEQYILVYQDIRGKNNSEGEFRMHRPVNDPAQKGTIDESTDTYDTIDWLIKNVKGNNGKVGIHGISYPGFLTLTGSVHPHPALKAVSPQAAMGDLFLGDDFHHNGAFRLSYGFEYSYRMETEKDNSQYFPFKQFDLYDWYLRLGSLKNVNEKYFKGKVPTWNNFVKHPNYDTFWQYDSPLRYLKTAAVPTLHIGGYYDQEDITGPQLIYEQMERSDFQKWNHLVLGPWYHGQWEGKADSIGRIAFTVNTADFYKALELRWFNYYLKGIGDGNFDEVYAFQTGSNQWKSYATWPPKETVIKKLYLQPDRSLSFVKPAAANGAVTYISDPAHPVPYRALPIQATYGPKSRWRTWQAEDQRFVYNRPDVACFVMDSLTEDLTVTGKIIAHLVVSTTGTDADWIVKLIDVYPDTDPTDLEMSQYQLPVAMEVFRGRFRKNFSSPVPMVPGKAATIAIDLHMINHTFKKGHRVMVQVQSTWFPVIDRNPQKFIPNIFEAKESDFIKTTQSIRCNSSEPSYIELPVQ; from the coding sequence ATGGCACAGCAAACCCCTGCTCTTTATACGGTCACCCGGGAAATGATCCCTATGCGGGATGGCGTGCGCCTGTATACCGTCATCTGCAAGCCTGTTAACAATAGTGGTCCGATGCCTATACTAATGACGCGTACACCTTATGGAGCAGGCAGGGCCTTACCAAATGACAGTACCATTGATTTAAGCAATAACCGGTATGGGAAGGAGCAGTACATACTGGTGTACCAGGATATTCGTGGTAAAAACAACAGCGAAGGGGAGTTCCGGATGCACCGCCCCGTAAATGATCCTGCCCAAAAAGGAACCATTGATGAAAGCACCGATACTTATGACACTATTGACTGGCTGATAAAAAATGTAAAAGGCAATAATGGCAAAGTGGGCATCCACGGCATTTCCTACCCCGGATTTCTTACCTTAACAGGTAGTGTGCATCCGCACCCGGCTCTTAAAGCTGTTTCACCTCAGGCTGCCATGGGTGACCTTTTCCTGGGAGATGATTTTCATCACAACGGTGCTTTCCGGTTAAGTTATGGTTTTGAATATTCTTACAGGATGGAAACAGAAAAGGATAACAGCCAGTATTTTCCTTTCAAACAATTTGATCTTTATGACTGGTACCTGCGCCTTGGCTCTTTAAAAAATGTAAATGAAAAATATTTTAAAGGCAAAGTGCCTACCTGGAATAATTTTGTAAAGCATCCCAATTATGATACTTTCTGGCAATATGATTCTCCTTTGCGTTATTTAAAAACCGCAGCGGTTCCCACCCTGCATATAGGAGGTTATTACGACCAGGAAGATATTACCGGCCCCCAGCTGATCTATGAGCAGATGGAACGCTCAGATTTCCAAAAATGGAATCACCTGGTGCTGGGACCCTGGTACCATGGACAGTGGGAAGGAAAGGCTGACAGCATCGGCCGGATCGCGTTTACAGTAAATACCGCTGATTTTTACAAGGCCCTGGAACTGCGCTGGTTCAACTATTATCTTAAAGGGATCGGTGACGGGAATTTTGATGAGGTATATGCGTTCCAAACAGGTAGCAACCAATGGAAATCTTACGCCACCTGGCCGCCGAAGGAAACGGTTATAAAAAAGTTATACCTGCAACCCGACAGAAGCCTTTCTTTTGTGAAACCTGCTGCGGCAAATGGCGCTGTAACATATATCAGTGATCCTGCCCACCCTGTTCCTTACCGTGCATTGCCCATACAGGCCACTTACGGCCCCAAAAGCAGGTGGCGCACCTGGCAGGCAGAGGATCAGCGGTTTGTATATAACCGGCCGGATGTAGCCTGCTTTGTAATGGATTCACTTACAGAAGACCTTACTGTTACCGGAAAGATTATTGCACATTTGGTTGTCTCCACAACAGGTACCGATGCCGACTGGATCGTAAAGCTGATTGATGTATATCCCGATACAGACCCCACAGATCTTGAAATGAGCCAGTATCAGTTGCCGGTAGCCATGGAGGTTTTCCGGGGACGTTTCCGCAAAAATTTTTCCAGCCCTGTTCCAATGGTTCCGGGCAAAGCAGCAACCATTGCCATAGACCTGCACATGATCAATCATACCTTTAAAAAAGGGCACAGGGTAATGGTACAGGTACAAAGCACCTGGTTCCCGGTTATTGACCGCAACCCTCAAAAATTCATACCCAATATTTTTGAGGCAAAGGAATCAGACTTTATTAAGACCACACAATCTATCCGGTGTAACAGCAGCGAGCCAAGCTATATTGAGCTTCCTGTACAATAA
- a CDS encoding winged helix-turn-helix transcriptional regulator, giving the protein MKYRSYCPLARSLDVIGDKWTLLVLREIITFRRTTFKEISQMREGIATNILADRLGKLTKEKLLQRRQSTTNKLIYHYLPTQKALDLLPVVRELADWSSDHLFGKKETPAKLEL; this is encoded by the coding sequence ATGAAATACAGATCTTATTGCCCTCTTGCCCGGTCACTTGACGTAATCGGAGATAAATGGACTTTGCTTGTGCTACGCGAAATCATTACATTTCGACGAACGACTTTTAAAGAAATTTCGCAGATGCGGGAAGGAATTGCCACGAATATCCTTGCAGACCGCCTGGGAAAACTTACAAAAGAAAAACTATTGCAACGCAGACAAAGCACTACCAATAAGCTGATTTATCATTACCTGCCCACTCAAAAAGCGCTGGATCTGTTACCGGTGGTACGGGAATTAGCAGATTGGTCCTCAGATCATCTTTTTGGGAAAAAAGAAACACCTGCCAAACTGGAATTGTGA
- a CDS encoding OmpH family outer membrane protein, whose translation MKKIKVLALVAGFVITGLSASAQKIGYANMNGLVYSLPEIKGIQEQMQKFQQDSVGGEYTRLYDEFKTKDSTYKDPKTSASVKSALEKDLNDLQTTLGNWQQIAGNAIQGKQQQLLAPLYNKVHQALTAVAKEKGYTYVLDQEAFLIAPDADNLSIPVAQRLGIKVDQNSNAPAGGAAEKPAATTPAKTPAKK comes from the coding sequence ATGAAAAAAATAAAAGTTCTTGCATTGGTAGCAGGTTTTGTTATTACAGGCTTATCGGCTTCAGCCCAAAAGATCGGCTATGCAAATATGAACGGGTTGGTGTACAGCCTTCCGGAAATTAAAGGTATCCAGGAGCAAATGCAGAAATTCCAGCAGGATTCTGTGGGCGGCGAATATACCCGTTTGTATGACGAGTTTAAAACAAAGGACAGCACTTATAAAGATCCGAAAACATCTGCTTCCGTAAAAAGCGCCTTGGAAAAAGATTTAAATGATTTGCAAACTACTTTAGGTAACTGGCAGCAAATTGCAGGCAACGCAATCCAGGGAAAGCAGCAACAGCTGCTGGCGCCCTTATACAATAAAGTGCACCAGGCGCTCACAGCTGTTGCAAAAGAAAAAGGATATACCTATGTCCTGGATCAGGAGGCGTTCTTAATAGCTCCGGATGCAGATAACCTTTCCATTCCGGTGGCACAGAGATTAGGAATTAAGGTAGACCAGAATTCCAATGCACCCGCTGGTGGAGCTGCGGAAAAACCGGCTGCTACCACTCCGGCAAAAACACCCGCCAAGAAATAA
- a CDS encoding OmpH family outer membrane protein, whose translation MKQLFALAIGLLITAASVSAQKYIIIDTRYIFDKLPEYKQVQDAVNKAAADWQKEIDDKQAILDKAYDDYDSQQSMLSAEARKKKEEDLFNKEKELRDLQKKRFGFEGDLFKKRQELMQPLQEKVNRAVQKLVIDNGYDLVLDKSEGKSIIFADPKLDKSDAVLKVLTGK comes from the coding sequence ATGAAACAACTATTTGCACTGGCTATCGGGTTATTGATCACGGCAGCATCTGTATCTGCCCAAAAATATATTATCATTGATACCCGTTATATTTTTGATAAGCTGCCTGAATACAAACAGGTGCAGGACGCCGTTAATAAAGCGGCTGCAGACTGGCAAAAAGAGATTGATGACAAGCAGGCGATCCTGGATAAAGCATACGATGACTATGATTCCCAGCAGAGTATGTTAAGCGCGGAAGCCCGCAAGAAAAAAGAAGAAGACCTGTTTAACAAAGAAAAGGAATTGCGCGACCTGCAAAAAAAGCGCTTTGGTTTTGAGGGAGATCTGTTTAAAAAAAGACAGGAGCTGATGCAGCCTCTGCAGGAAAAAGTGAACCGGGCTGTCCAAAAACTGGTCATAGATAACGGATACGACCTGGTTCTGGATAAAAGTGAAGGAAAATCTATTATATTTGCCGACCCAAAGCTGGATAAGAGTGATGCGGTGCTGAAAGTTCTGACAGGAAAATAA